A window of Pseudomonas guangdongensis contains these coding sequences:
- a CDS encoding OmpA family protein has product MSLLKPAAVLMCVALAGCAGKTDSDVAAGAGQARPEAPQVAAKASKGDAKPAPAAAGKTAAATPPAAEKKGGWWWFSGVDEAAQPAKAQAKAAKAEAPKPRKVDAAWLDAAEKRLRDAVAGSKFRVERRGEVLVVVAPVDGSFNPDRPAMLLPATLRPLSQVAKLAASDPDSAVLILGHADSSGDVVGNRKLSLERAQSMAAIFRLSGLQSDRLALHGAGSDLPMASNQHAAGRAQNRRVEMMLTLRSGLPALVAQNNR; this is encoded by the coding sequence ATGTCTCTGCTCAAACCTGCTGCTGTATTGATGTGTGTGGCGCTGGCCGGCTGTGCCGGCAAGACCGATTCCGATGTCGCTGCCGGCGCCGGGCAGGCGCGTCCCGAGGCGCCGCAGGTCGCGGCCAAGGCGTCCAAGGGCGATGCCAAACCTGCGCCGGCGGCAGCCGGCAAGACCGCTGCGGCGACACCGCCGGCTGCCGAGAAGAAGGGCGGCTGGTGGTGGTTCTCCGGTGTCGACGAGGCCGCGCAGCCGGCCAAGGCCCAGGCCAAAGCTGCGAAGGCCGAAGCGCCGAAGCCCAGAAAGGTCGATGCCGCCTGGCTGGACGCCGCCGAGAAGCGTCTGCGCGATGCGGTGGCCGGCAGCAAGTTCCGGGTCGAGCGCCGTGGCGAGGTACTTGTGGTGGTGGCGCCGGTGGATGGCTCGTTCAATCCCGACCGTCCGGCCATGCTCCTGCCGGCGACCCTGCGCCCGCTCAGCCAGGTGGCCAAGCTGGCCGCCAGCGATCCCGACAGCGCGGTGCTGATTCTCGGCCATGCCGACAGCAGCGGCGATGTGGTGGGCAATCGCAAGCTGAGCCTGGAGCGGGCTCAGTCGATGGCGGCGATCTTCCGCCTCAGCGGCCTGCAGAGCGACCGCCTGGCGCTGCACGGCGCCGGCTCCGACCTGCCGATGGCCAGCAACCAGCATGCCGCCGGCCGGGCGCAGAATCGTCGCGTGGAGATGATGCTGACCCTGCGCTCGGGCCTGCCGGCGCTGGTGGCGCAGAACAACCGCTGA
- a CDS encoding YciI family protein encodes MLYAIIATDAANSLDARLAARPAHLERLHALRDAGRLVLAGPHPAIDSNDPGSAGFSGSLIVAEFDSLDAARAWADADPYRAAGVYADVLVKPFRQVLP; translated from the coding sequence ATGCTCTACGCCATCATCGCCACCGATGCCGCCAACTCCCTCGACGCGCGCCTGGCTGCCCGCCCGGCGCACCTCGAACGCCTGCACGCCCTGCGCGATGCCGGCCGCCTGGTGCTGGCCGGCCCGCACCCGGCCATCGACAGCAACGACCCCGGCAGCGCCGGCTTCAGCGGCAGCTTGATCGTCGCCGAATTCGACTCCCTCGACGCCGCCCGCGCCTGGGCCGACGCCGACCCCTACCGTGCCGCCGGCGTGTATGCCGACGTGCTGGTCAAGCCGTTCCGCCAGGTTCTGCCCTGA
- the scpB gene encoding SMC-Scp complex subunit ScpB, which translates to MNLNDPRQLAPLLEAILLAAGKPLSIEALGELFEEVERPSPKLLREALGILGGSCLGRGFELCEVGSGYRLQVRARFAPWVGRLWEERPQRYSRALLETLALIAYRQPITRGEIEDVRGVAVNSNIIRTLQEREWIRVVGHREVPGRPALFATTRGFLDDFNLKSLDELPPLAVLRELEPQLPAPDEDDDPAVPASLQARADLALAEAGEDGEGVEPAEAAAETSFRSLLAELDAMEQGLKSDFEDLPLPALAEADALSGAAGPDTDDERQG; encoded by the coding sequence ATGAACCTCAACGATCCCCGGCAACTGGCCCCTTTGCTGGAGGCCATCCTGCTGGCGGCGGGCAAGCCGCTGTCCATCGAAGCCCTCGGCGAGCTGTTCGAGGAGGTCGAGCGACCCTCGCCCAAGCTGCTGCGCGAGGCCCTTGGCATACTGGGCGGCAGCTGCCTGGGGCGCGGTTTCGAGCTGTGCGAGGTGGGCTCGGGCTACCGCCTGCAGGTGCGCGCGCGCTTCGCGCCCTGGGTCGGGCGGCTCTGGGAGGAACGCCCGCAGCGCTACTCGCGGGCCCTGCTGGAGACCCTGGCGCTGATCGCCTATCGCCAGCCGATCACCCGTGGCGAGATCGAGGACGTGCGCGGCGTGGCGGTCAACAGCAACATCATCCGCACCCTGCAGGAGCGCGAGTGGATCCGCGTGGTCGGACATCGCGAGGTGCCGGGGCGTCCGGCGCTGTTCGCCACCACCCGCGGCTTTCTCGACGACTTCAACCTGAAGAGCCTCGACGAGCTGCCGCCTCTGGCCGTGCTGCGCGAACTGGAGCCGCAGTTGCCGGCGCCCGACGAGGACGACGACCCGGCGGTGCCGGCCAGTCTGCAGGCGCGCGCCGATCTGGCGCTGGCCGAGGCGGGTGAAGACGGCGAGGGCGTCGAGCCGGCCGAAGCGGCGGCGGAAACCAGCTTCCGCAGCCTGCTGGCCGAGCTGGATGCCATGGAGCAGGGCCTCAAGAGCGACTTCGAGGACCTGCCGCTGCCGGCGCTGGCCGAGGCGGACGCGCTGTCCGGTGCGGCAGGGCCGGACACCGACGATGAGCGGCAGGGCTGA
- a CDS encoding response regulator transcription factor: protein MNDLLLIDDDRELTELLATWLQQEGFQVRACHDGASARAALAGQAPDAVVLDVMLPDGSGLELLKQLRGEHPELPVLMLSARGEPLDRILGLELGADDYLAKPCDPRELTARLRAVLRRVQPGSTASNTRLELGDLSYSPSRGVAMLGEQEVALTLSESRILEALLGQPGEPLDKQALAQLALGRKLTLYDRSLDMHISNLRKKLGAHADGRSRIMASRGRGYYYAP from the coding sequence ATGAACGACCTGCTGCTGATCGACGACGACCGCGAACTGACCGAGCTGCTCGCCACCTGGCTGCAGCAGGAAGGCTTCCAGGTACGCGCCTGCCACGACGGCGCCAGCGCCCGCGCCGCCCTCGCCGGGCAGGCGCCGGACGCCGTGGTGCTCGACGTGATGCTGCCCGACGGCAGCGGCCTGGAGTTGCTCAAGCAGTTGCGCGGCGAACACCCCGAGCTGCCGGTACTGATGCTCTCGGCGCGCGGCGAGCCGCTGGACCGCATCCTCGGCCTGGAACTGGGTGCCGACGACTACCTGGCCAAGCCGTGCGACCCGCGCGAGCTGACCGCCCGGCTGCGCGCCGTGCTGCGCCGCGTGCAGCCGGGCAGCACGGCCAGCAACACCCGCCTGGAGCTGGGCGATCTGAGCTACAGCCCGAGCCGCGGGGTGGCCATGCTCGGCGAGCAGGAAGTCGCCCTGACCCTCTCCGAGAGCCGCATCCTCGAAGCCCTGCTCGGCCAGCCCGGCGAGCCGCTGGACAAGCAGGCGCTCGCCCAGCTCGCCCTCGGCCGCAAACTGACCCTCTACGACCGCAGCCTGGACATGCACATCAGCAACCTGCGCAAGAAACTCGGCGCCCATGCCGACGGTCGCTCGCGGATCATGGCCAGCCGCGGGCGCGGCTACTACTACGCGCCCTGA
- a CDS encoding segregation and condensation protein A: MHGGGEPSAPPARVYGRDFTDLPQDLYIPPDALEVFLDAFEGPLDLLLYLIRKQNIDILDIPVADITRQYMGYVELMKSVRLELAAEYLVMAAMLAEIKSRMLLPRSSEASAEEDDPRAELIRRLQEYERFKQAAEELDALPRVGRELHVPQLPAPEARARTLLPQVCLEEVLLAMAEVMRRAELFESHQVTRELLSTRERMSEVLERLAGGDFVAFATLFGVEEGRLGVVVTFMAILELIKESLVELVQNEPFAPIHVRLRGESAAVITQESEPA, encoded by the coding sequence CTGCACGGCGGCGGCGAGCCCAGCGCGCCGCCGGCGCGCGTCTATGGCCGCGACTTCACCGACCTGCCGCAGGACCTGTACATCCCGCCGGATGCCCTGGAGGTGTTCCTCGACGCCTTCGAGGGGCCGCTCGACCTGCTGCTCTACCTGATCCGCAAGCAGAACATCGACATCCTCGACATCCCGGTGGCGGATATCACCCGCCAGTACATGGGCTACGTCGAACTGATGAAGAGCGTGCGCCTGGAGCTGGCCGCCGAGTATCTGGTGATGGCGGCGATGCTCGCCGAGATCAAGTCGCGCATGCTGCTGCCGCGCTCCAGCGAGGCGAGCGCCGAGGAGGACGATCCGCGCGCCGAGCTGATCCGCCGCCTGCAGGAGTACGAGCGCTTCAAGCAGGCCGCCGAGGAGCTGGACGCCCTGCCGCGGGTCGGTCGCGAGCTGCATGTGCCGCAGCTGCCGGCCCCCGAGGCGCGCGCGCGCACCCTGCTACCGCAGGTGTGCCTGGAGGAAGTGCTGCTGGCGATGGCCGAGGTGATGCGCCGCGCCGAGCTGTTCGAGAGCCACCAGGTGACCCGCGAACTGCTGTCCACCCGCGAGCGGATGAGCGAGGTGCTCGAACGCCTGGCCGGCGGCGACTTCGTCGCTTTCGCCACGCTGTTCGGTGTCGAGGAGGGGCGCCTCGGCGTGGTGGTGACCTTCATGGCGATCCTCGAACTGATCAAGGAGTCGCTGGTCGAGCTGGTGCAGAACGAGCCGTTCGCGCCCATCCATGTGCGCCTGCGCGGCGAATCCGCGGCCGTCATTACCCAGGAGTCCGAACCGGCATGA
- a CDS encoding outer membrane lipoprotein, producing MRKSALLMSLAVAALTVGGCASSLTGDTYSRDEARAVQTVRLGTIESLRPVRIEGTKTPIGAGAGAVVGGIGGSTIGGGRGSAVAAVIGAVAGGLLGAATEEGITRTQGVEITVREDDGNLRAYVQEVSEGQIFRVGDRVRILTVNGTSRVSH from the coding sequence ATGCGCAAATCAGCTTTATTGATGAGTCTGGCGGTTGCGGCGCTGACGGTTGGTGGCTGTGCCTCCAGCCTGACCGGCGACACCTATTCGCGCGACGAGGCGCGTGCGGTACAGACGGTGCGCCTGGGCACCATCGAGTCGTTGCGCCCGGTACGCATCGAGGGTACCAAGACGCCGATCGGCGCCGGCGCCGGCGCGGTGGTCGGCGGGATCGGCGGCAGCACCATCGGCGGCGGTCGCGGCAGTGCCGTGGCGGCGGTGATCGGCGCGGTGGCCGGCGGCCTGCTCGGCGCGGCGACCGAGGAGGGAATCACCCGCACCCAGGGCGTGGAGATCACTGTGCGCGAGGACGACGGCAACCTGCGCGCCTACGTGCAGGAAGTCAGCGAAGGGCAGATCTTCCGCGTCGGTGACCGGGTGCGCATCCTCACGGTGAACGGCACCAGCCGCGTCAGCCACTGA
- the pdxH gene encoding pyridoxamine 5'-phosphate oxidase produces the protein MSQSLADMRRDYTREGLSEEQAPAEPFALFRHWFAEAVKTEQAPVEANAMTLATVDAEGQPHCRVLLLKALDERGFTFFTNYDSAKGEQLLANPRAAMTFFWPALERQVRIEGRVEKVTSVESDAYFQVRPLGSRLGAWASPQSRVIDGRGELERLLAETERRFMDSAPHCPEHWGGYRLLPERLEFWQGRPSRLHDRLNYRLRDGVWLRERLAP, from the coding sequence ATGAGTCAGTCGTTGGCCGACATGCGCCGGGATTACACCCGCGAGGGTCTCAGCGAGGAGCAGGCGCCGGCCGAGCCGTTCGCCCTTTTTCGCCACTGGTTTGCCGAGGCGGTGAAGACCGAGCAGGCGCCGGTCGAGGCCAATGCGATGACCCTGGCCACGGTGGACGCCGAGGGCCAGCCGCACTGTCGCGTGCTGCTGCTCAAGGCGCTGGACGAGCGCGGTTTCACCTTCTTCACCAACTACGACAGCGCCAAGGGCGAGCAGCTGCTGGCCAACCCGCGCGCGGCGATGACCTTCTTCTGGCCGGCTCTGGAGCGTCAGGTGCGTATCGAGGGGCGGGTCGAGAAGGTCACGTCCGTCGAGTCGGACGCCTATTTCCAGGTGCGCCCGCTGGGCAGCCGGCTGGGCGCCTGGGCTTCGCCGCAGAGCCGGGTGATCGACGGTCGCGGCGAGCTGGAGCGCCTGCTGGCGGAAACCGAGCGGCGCTTCATGGACAGCGCGCCGCATTGCCCGGAGCACTGGGGCGGCTATCGCCTGCTGCCCGAGCGGCTGGAGTTCTGGCAGGGGCGGCCGAGCCGCCTGCACGACCGGCTCAACTATCGGTTGCGCGACGGCGTCTGGCTGCGCGAGCGCCTGGCGCCGTGA
- a CDS encoding monovalent cation/H+ antiporter subunit A translates to MTLALLIALPLLGAILPLLVERHGRSLCAAAAAVAPLVGLVLLLGERSRVFAGETLLQQWQWLPTLGLNFSLRLDGLGFLFALLILGIGLLVILYARYYLSKQEPMGRFYAFLLLFMGAMLGVVLSENLLLMLVFWELTSLSSFLLIGFWGYRSDARRGARMALTVTGAGGLALLAGVLLLGNLVGSFELSEVLAAGHFVRNHELYPLILGLVLLGVFTKSAQFPFHFWLPHAMAAPTPVSAYLHSATMVKAGVFLLARLYPVLAGSEWWFYIVSLVGLATLLVGAVMALFQHDLKGLLAFSTISHLGLITLLFGLDTPLAAVAAIFHIINHATFKASLFMAAGIIDHETGSRDMRRINGMWKYMPHTAALAMVASSAMAGVPLLNGFLSKEMFFGETLAFEHHLLGSFYWMIPAGATLAAVFSVAYSLRFIHDVFFNGEPVNLPKYPPHEPPRYMKVPVEILVFLCVLVGMLPAYTVAPLLAAAATASLGATPPEYSLAIWHGLNLPLLMSVIALIGGIAVYACRQPLFRWYAGLPDMDAKALFELAVRQVVRVAACITGALENGSLQRYLALLLMATLLAVFVGLWDLPQLVGPLAQTRPDPVTALGLGVLCLSAVLTVVFHRRRLVALMMLSVVGLLVSLAFARFSAPDLALTQLSVEVVTVILLMLALYFLPARTPAESSSLRGLRDFLLAGACGGMVSLLTFAVLTRPYAQDLAGFFLANSVPGGGGTNVVNVILVDFRGFDTLGEISVLAIAGVGIYAMLHGLRLLSPSQDAEGRAWARERHPLILASLSRVLLPLALLVSVFIFLRGHNLPGGGFIAGLVTSVALILQYIASGIHWTRERLPLNFQRLAGAGVLIAGLTGLGSWLFGYPFLTSSFGHFHLPLVGEFELATAMLFDLGVYLTVVGATLLILAYLGKLTQNDAATEVH, encoded by the coding sequence ATGACGCTGGCGCTCTTGATCGCGCTGCCGCTGCTGGGGGCCATTTTGCCCCTGCTGGTCGAACGCCACGGGCGTTCGCTGTGTGCCGCGGCGGCGGCGGTGGCTCCACTGGTCGGTCTGGTCCTGCTGCTCGGCGAGCGCAGCCGTGTGTTCGCCGGCGAGACGCTGCTGCAACAGTGGCAATGGCTGCCGACCCTGGGGCTGAACTTCAGCCTGCGCCTGGACGGTCTGGGCTTCCTGTTCGCCCTGCTGATCCTCGGCATCGGCCTGCTGGTGATCCTCTACGCGCGCTATTACCTGAGCAAGCAGGAGCCGATGGGGCGCTTCTACGCCTTCCTGCTGCTGTTCATGGGCGCCATGCTCGGCGTGGTGCTGTCGGAAAACCTGCTGCTGATGCTGGTGTTCTGGGAGCTGACCAGTCTTTCCTCGTTCCTGCTGATCGGCTTCTGGGGCTATCGCTCCGATGCCCGGCGCGGCGCGCGCATGGCCCTGACGGTGACCGGCGCCGGCGGCCTGGCGTTGCTCGCCGGGGTGCTGCTGCTCGGCAACCTGGTCGGCAGCTTCGAGCTGTCCGAGGTGCTGGCAGCCGGTCACTTCGTGCGCAACCATGAGCTGTATCCGCTGATCCTCGGTCTGGTCCTGCTCGGCGTGTTCACCAAGTCGGCGCAGTTCCCCTTCCATTTCTGGCTGCCCCACGCGATGGCCGCGCCCACCCCGGTATCGGCCTATCTGCACTCGGCGACCATGGTCAAGGCCGGGGTGTTCCTGCTGGCGCGCCTGTATCCGGTGCTGGCCGGCTCGGAGTGGTGGTTCTACATCGTCAGCCTGGTGGGGCTGGCGACCCTGCTGGTCGGCGCGGTGATGGCGCTGTTCCAGCACGATCTCAAGGGCCTGCTGGCGTTCTCCACGATCAGCCACCTGGGCCTGATCACCCTGCTGTTCGGCCTCGACACGCCGCTGGCGGCGGTGGCGGCGATCTTCCACATCATCAACCACGCCACCTTCAAGGCATCCTTGTTCATGGCCGCGGGGATCATCGACCACGAGACCGGCAGCCGCGACATGCGGCGCATCAACGGCATGTGGAAGTACATGCCGCACACCGCGGCGCTGGCGATGGTGGCGTCCTCGGCGATGGCCGGCGTGCCGCTGCTCAACGGCTTCCTCAGCAAGGAGATGTTCTTCGGCGAGACCCTGGCCTTCGAGCACCACCTGCTGGGCAGTTTCTATTGGATGATCCCGGCCGGCGCGACCCTGGCGGCGGTGTTCTCGGTGGCCTATTCGCTGCGCTTCATCCATGACGTGTTCTTCAACGGCGAGCCGGTCAACCTGCCCAAGTACCCACCCCACGAGCCGCCGCGCTACATGAAGGTGCCGGTGGAGATCTTGGTGTTCCTTTGCGTGCTGGTCGGCATGCTGCCGGCCTATACCGTGGCGCCGCTGCTGGCCGCCGCGGCTACCGCCAGTCTGGGCGCGACGCCACCGGAGTACAGCCTGGCGATCTGGCACGGCCTCAACCTGCCGCTGCTGATGAGCGTGATCGCGCTGATCGGCGGGATTGCCGTCTACGCCTGTCGCCAGCCGCTGTTCCGCTGGTACGCCGGCCTGCCGGACATGGACGCCAAGGCGCTGTTCGAGCTGGCCGTGCGCCAGGTGGTCCGGGTGGCCGCCTGCATCACCGGCGCGCTGGAGAACGGTTCGCTGCAGCGCTACCTGGCGCTGCTGCTGATGGCCACGCTGCTGGCGGTGTTCGTCGGCCTGTGGGACCTGCCGCAGCTGGTCGGCCCGCTGGCGCAGACCCGTCCCGATCCGGTGACCGCCCTGGGTTTGGGCGTGCTGTGCCTGAGCGCGGTGCTCACCGTGGTCTTCCACCGGCGCCGGCTGGTGGCGCTGATGATGCTCAGTGTGGTCGGCCTGCTGGTCTCGCTGGCCTTCGCGCGCTTCTCGGCGCCGGACCTGGCGCTGACCCAGCTGTCGGTCGAGGTGGTCACGGTGATCCTGCTGATGCTGGCGCTGTACTTCCTGCCGGCCCGCACGCCGGCCGAGTCGAGCAGCCTGCGCGGGCTACGCGACTTCCTGCTGGCCGGTGCCTGCGGCGGCATGGTCAGCCTGCTGACCTTCGCCGTGCTGACCCGTCCCTATGCGCAGGATCTGGCCGGCTTCTTCCTTGCCAACAGCGTGCCCGGCGGTGGCGGCACCAACGTGGTCAACGTGATCCTGGTGGACTTCCGCGGCTTCGACACCCTCGGCGAGATCAGCGTGCTGGCCATCGCCGGCGTCGGCATCTACGCGATGCTGCACGGCCTGCGCCTGCTGTCGCCCAGCCAGGACGCGGAGGGCCGTGCCTGGGCGCGGGAGCGCCATCCGCTGATCCTCGCCAGCCTGTCGCGGGTGCTGCTGCCGCTGGCTCTGCTGGTGTCGGTATTCATCTTCCTGCGCGGCCACAACCTGCCCGGCGGCGGCTTCATCGCCGGTCTGGTCACCTCGGTGGCGCTGATCCTGCAGTACATCGCCAGCGGCATCCACTGGACCCGCGAGCGCCTGCCGCTGAACTTCCAGCGTCTGGCCGGCGCCGGCGTGCTGATCGCCGGGCTGACCGGGCTGGGCAGCTGGCTGTTCGGCTACCCGTTCCTGACCTCGTCCTTCGGTCACTTCCACCTGCCGCTGGTCGGCGAGTTCGAGCTGGCCACCGCCATGCTGTTCGACCTCGGCGTGTACCTGACCGTGGTGGGGGCGACCCTGCTGATTCTCGCCTACCTGGGCAAGCTGACCCAGAACGATGCCGCAACGGAGGTTCACTGA
- a CDS encoding Na+/H+ antiporter subunit C, with protein sequence MELLFALTLGILTASGVYLLLRARTFPVVMGLTLISYAVNLFLLAMGRLATGIPAIVGQSERYTDPLPQALVLTAIVIGFAMTAFVVVLALRGVGELNTDHVDGKERKR encoded by the coding sequence ATGGAGCTGCTGTTCGCCCTGACTCTGGGCATCCTGACCGCCAGTGGCGTCTACCTGCTGCTGCGCGCGCGCACTTTCCCGGTGGTGATGGGGCTGACGCTGATCTCCTATGCGGTCAACCTGTTCCTGCTGGCCATGGGCCGACTGGCCACCGGCATCCCGGCCATCGTCGGACAGAGCGAGCGCTACACCGACCCGCTGCCGCAGGCCCTGGTGCTGACCGCCATCGTCATCGGCTTCGCGATGACCGCCTTCGTGGTAGTGCTGGCGCTGCGCGGCGTCGGTGAACTGAACACCGATCACGTCGACGGCAAGGAGCGCAAGCGATGA
- a CDS encoding L-threonylcarbamoyladenylate synthase has protein sequence MGQFFQIHAENPQARLVKQAVDIIRAGGVVVYPTDSSYALGCKLGDKAALDRIRHLRRLDDKHNFTLVCRDLSQLGEYAKVDTSAFRLLKAHTPGPYTFILDATREVPRMLLHPKRRTIGLRVPANPIAQALLAELGEPLMSVTLILPGDQEALNDPYEIRERLEKLVDLIIDGGYGGLEPSTVVSLVDGDPQVLREGCGDPQPFRVQA, from the coding sequence ATGGGCCAGTTCTTTCAGATCCACGCGGAAAACCCGCAAGCACGGCTGGTCAAGCAGGCCGTGGACATCATTCGCGCCGGCGGCGTGGTGGTCTATCCCACCGACTCCTCCTACGCGCTCGGCTGCAAGCTGGGCGACAAGGCGGCGCTGGACCGCATCCGCCACCTGCGCCGGCTGGACGACAAGCACAACTTCACCCTGGTGTGCCGCGACCTGTCGCAGCTGGGCGAGTACGCCAAGGTCGACACCAGCGCCTTCCGCCTGCTCAAGGCGCACACGCCGGGGCCGTACACCTTCATCCTCGACGCCACCCGCGAGGTGCCGCGCATGCTGCTGCATCCCAAGCGGCGCACCATCGGCCTGCGCGTGCCGGCCAATCCCATCGCCCAGGCGCTGCTGGCCGAACTGGGCGAACCGCTGATGAGCGTGACGCTGATCCTGCCGGGCGACCAGGAGGCCCTCAACGATCCCTACGAGATCCGCGAGCGCCTGGAAAAGCTGGTCGACCTGATCATCGACGGCGGCTATGGCGGCCTGGAGCCGTCCACGGTGGTCAGCCTGGTGGACGGCGATCCCCAGGTGCTGCGCGAGGGCTGTGGCGACCCGCAGCCGTTCCGGGTGCAGGCCTGA
- a CDS encoding PHP domain-containing protein has protein sequence MLADLHCHSTASDGLLTPSALVERACAQGVELLALTDHDTLEGLAEAHAAAAALGLTLVDGVELSCTWGGATIHVLGYGFDPAAPALGEALAALHAGRWARAEEIGRRLAAKGMPGCFEGACQVQQARGESGNAPSRPHFAGYMVAAGYVKDHAQAFQRWLGAGKLGDVKQHWPTLDSTLQTLRQSGAWISLAHPCHYDFTRSKRRRLVSDFAAGGGHALEVANGPQVDSQVGMLAILAREFGLLASAGSDFHGPRLWSELGRYRGLPDDLPQLATRLRDRQSPPA, from the coding sequence ATGCTTGCCGACCTGCACTGCCACAGTACCGCCTCCGATGGGCTGCTGACGCCCAGCGCCCTGGTGGAACGGGCCTGCGCGCAGGGCGTGGAGCTGCTGGCGCTGACCGACCACGACACCCTCGAAGGACTGGCCGAGGCGCATGCCGCGGCGGCGGCACTGGGCCTGACCCTAGTCGACGGCGTCGAGCTGTCCTGCACCTGGGGCGGTGCGACCATCCATGTGCTCGGCTACGGCTTCGACCCCGCCGCGCCGGCCCTGGGCGAGGCGCTGGCGGCGCTGCACGCCGGGCGCTGGGCGCGCGCCGAGGAGATCGGCCGGCGGCTCGCCGCCAAGGGCATGCCCGGCTGCTTCGAGGGCGCCTGCCAGGTGCAGCAGGCGCGCGGCGAGAGCGGCAACGCGCCGTCGCGGCCGCACTTCGCCGGCTACATGGTGGCCGCCGGCTACGTCAAGGACCATGCCCAGGCGTTCCAGCGCTGGTTGGGCGCCGGCAAGCTCGGCGACGTCAAGCAGCACTGGCCGACCCTCGACAGCACCCTGCAGACCTTGCGCCAGTCGGGGGCCTGGATCAGTCTGGCGCATCCCTGCCACTACGACTTTACTCGCAGCAAGCGGCGCCGCCTGGTGAGCGATTTCGCCGCCGGCGGTGGCCATGCCCTCGAGGTCGCCAACGGCCCGCAGGTGGACAGCCAGGTCGGCATGCTCGCCATCCTCGCCCGCGAGTTCGGCCTGCTGGCCAGCGCCGGCAGCGATTTTCACGGACCGCGCCTGTGGTCCGAGCTGGGCCGCTACCGCGGCCTGCCGGACGACCTGCCGCAACTGGCGACACGGCTGCGCGACCGGCAATCCCCACCCGCATAA
- the rluB gene encoding 23S rRNA pseudouridine(2605) synthase RluB produces the protein MNESIQHEEHSPLGEKLQKVLARMGVGSRRDVEAWIAQGRIKVNGVDATLGLRVQPGDAIALDGRLLRREEEDQVVRRVLIYNKPEGEVCTRSDPEGRPTVFDRLPRPKNGRWINIGRLDINTTGLLLFTTDGELANRLMHPSYEMDREYAVRVRGEVTDEMIENLKNGVMLEDGPARFTDIKQAPQGDGFNHWFHCVVMEGRNREVRRLWESQGLVVSRLKRVRFGPVFLTADLSVGRWREMGQGEVDILAAEVGLKPLALPGMKGKAREKLDRMQRKSGKPVAEARQGGRGTRDEARGDNRGRGRGDARGEGRGQQGTPLAERPADVNRGKRPGKPREERANPNLTERPSRKPAAPQNPRRPQPAGEGQRPGFRRR, from the coding sequence ATGAACGAAAGCATTCAGCACGAAGAACACAGCCCGCTCGGCGAAAAGCTGCAGAAGGTCCTGGCACGAATGGGCGTCGGCTCGCGCCGCGACGTCGAGGCCTGGATCGCCCAGGGCCGCATCAAGGTCAACGGCGTCGACGCCACCCTCGGTCTGCGCGTGCAGCCCGGCGACGCCATTGCTCTCGACGGCCGCCTGCTGCGCCGCGAGGAAGAGGACCAGGTGGTGCGCCGGGTGCTGATCTACAACAAGCCCGAGGGCGAGGTCTGCACCCGCTCCGATCCGGAAGGCCGGCCGACCGTGTTCGACCGCCTGCCGCGGCCCAAGAACGGCCGCTGGATCAACATCGGCCGTCTCGACATCAACACCACCGGCCTGCTGCTGTTCACCACCGACGGCGAGCTGGCCAACCGCCTGATGCACCCCTCCTACGAGATGGACCGCGAGTACGCGGTGCGCGTGCGCGGCGAAGTCACCGACGAGATGATCGAGAACCTGAAGAACGGCGTGATGCTCGAAGACGGCCCGGCGCGCTTTACCGACATCAAGCAGGCGCCCCAGGGCGACGGCTTCAACCACTGGTTCCACTGCGTGGTGATGGAAGGCCGCAACCGCGAAGTGCGTCGCCTGTGGGAGTCCCAGGGGCTGGTGGTCAGCCGCCTGAAGCGCGTGCGCTTCGGTCCGGTGTTCCTCACCGCCGACCTGTCTGTCGGTCGCTGGCGCGAGATGGGGCAGGGCGAGGTGGACATCCTCGCCGCCGAGGTCGGCCTCAAGCCGCTGGCGCTGCCGGGCATGAAGGGCAAGGCCCGCGAGAAGCTCGACCGTATGCAGCGCAAGTCGGGCAAGCCGGTGGCCGAAGCCCGCCAGGGCGGTCGCGGCACGCGCGACGAGGCGCGCGGCGACAACCGCGGGCGGGGTCGTGGCGATGCGCGCGGCGAAGGCCGTGGCCAGCAGGGCACGCCGCTGGCCGAGCGTCCGGCCGACGTCAATCGCGGCAAGCGTCCGGGCAAGCCGCGCGAGGAACGCGCCAACCCCAACCTCACCGAGCGCCCGTCGCGCAAGCCGGCGGCGCCGCAGAACCCGCGCCGTCCGCAGCCGGCCGGCGAAGGCCAGCGTCCGGGCTTCCGTCGCCGCTGA